The following coding sequences are from one Diabrotica virgifera virgifera chromosome 2, PGI_DIABVI_V3a window:
- the LOC126879446 gene encoding DNA repair protein XRCC3 isoform X1, giving the protein MHYNSFIDELQNKNILNRFEKNTGANTNNTLSIKSSLTLYKEELLSGYLFSYIENLDRILKNVLIPQRIVEFTGHFSCTTPICLQLCLSIQLPKNQGGFESEAFYISTNGNFSIEKLREMALSFVGEYSKDENNFNVETLLSHIYYTRVYDLDQLVACLFQTELIIKQNNVRLLILDSITIPLRSVQSSEKFKTVSAVMQILRKLAEKYNIIVVVTNFCTTRINENEAYTVASLGDSFYHMVNSRIIFTKTETFFKAKLLKHVMHEEKEVIF; this is encoded by the exons ATGCACTACAATAG TTTTATAGATGaacttcaaaataaaaatattctaaaccGATTTGAAAAAAATACTGGAGCCAATACAAATAATACACTTAgtataaaaagttctttaacaTTGTATAAGGAAGAGCTTCTCAGTGGCTATCTTTTCAGTTATATTGAAAATTTGGATAGAATTCTAAAGAATGTTTTAATACCCCAAAGAATTGTGGAATTTACAGGTCATTTTTCATGTACTACTCCTATTTG TTTGCAGTTATGCTTATCCATACAGTTACCAAAGAATCAAGGAGGATTTGAAAGCGAAGCTTTCTATATAAGTACAAATGGAAATTTTTCTATAGAGAAGTTAAGAG AAATGGCTCTGTCTTTTGTTGGAGAGTATTCTAAAgatgaaaataattttaatgtgGAGACTCTATTGAGTCATATATATTATACAAGAGTTTACGATTTGGATCAACTGGTGGCTTGTCTTTTTCAAACGGAATTAATAATTAAGCAAAATAAT GTACGTTTACTGATTCTTGACAGCATAACAATACCATTAAGATCAGTGCAATCATCAGAAAAGTTTAAAACTGTTAGTGCCGTTATGCAGATATTAAGAAAACTTGccgaaaaatataatattata gTAGTGGTCACAAACTTTTGTACAACTAGGATAAATGAAAATGAAGCATACACCGTAGCATCTTTAGGAGATAGTTTTTACCACATGGTTAATTCTAGGATAATTTTTACAAAGACTGAAACATTTTTCAAAGCTAAATTATTGAAACATGTAATGCACGAAGAGAAAgaagttatattttaa
- the LOC126879446 gene encoding DNA repair protein XRCC3 isoform X2: MHYNSLQLCLSIQLPKNQGGFESEAFYISTNGNFSIEKLREMALSFVGEYSKDENNFNVETLLSHIYYTRVYDLDQLVACLFQTELIIKQNNVRLLILDSITIPLRSVQSSEKFKTVSAVMQILRKLAEKYNIIVVVTNFCTTRINENEAYTVASLGDSFYHMVNSRIIFTKTETFFKAKLLKHVMHEEKEVIF, translated from the exons ATGCACTACAATAG TTTGCAGTTATGCTTATCCATACAGTTACCAAAGAATCAAGGAGGATTTGAAAGCGAAGCTTTCTATATAAGTACAAATGGAAATTTTTCTATAGAGAAGTTAAGAG AAATGGCTCTGTCTTTTGTTGGAGAGTATTCTAAAgatgaaaataattttaatgtgGAGACTCTATTGAGTCATATATATTATACAAGAGTTTACGATTTGGATCAACTGGTGGCTTGTCTTTTTCAAACGGAATTAATAATTAAGCAAAATAAT GTACGTTTACTGATTCTTGACAGCATAACAATACCATTAAGATCAGTGCAATCATCAGAAAAGTTTAAAACTGTTAGTGCCGTTATGCAGATATTAAGAAAACTTGccgaaaaatataatattata gTAGTGGTCACAAACTTTTGTACAACTAGGATAAATGAAAATGAAGCATACACCGTAGCATCTTTAGGAGATAGTTTTTACCACATGGTTAATTCTAGGATAATTTTTACAAAGACTGAAACATTTTTCAAAGCTAAATTATTGAAACATGTAATGCACGAAGAGAAAgaagttatattttaa